Sequence from the Caballeronia sp. SL2Y3 genome:
CAAGCAGATCGCCGACAAAGCCGCCATCCAGTCACCGACGGTCGTACCGCGCGCGAAGGCGGCGTCGCCCCGGCAGACGGAGCCTGTCATTCCCCGGAAAATCGAGCCGAACGGCCAGGTCATGCAGGTCTGAAACGCATTACGCACTGCATCGAACGAAGAAGGGCGCTCCGTCGAGCGCCCTTCTTTTTTCCAGCGAGGCGGCGGACGCTTGCGGCGCCCGCCCGATGTCATAGGCGGCCCATCAACAACAGAACGATCACGACGATCAACACGACGCCGAGAATTCCGCTGGGTCCGTAGCCCCAGCTTCGGCTGTGCGGCCAGGACGGAATGGCGCCGATCAACAGCAAAATCAGGATGATGAGCAGGATGGTTCCGATCGTCATTTGACTTCTCCTTATAAAAGACCGCGCGACCATCCGGCTCGACGTGGACCTCCCAACCCGCTACACGTCTTAGCGCAGCGGCACTTAAGCCGCTGGCCGTCCGGCGTTGCGATCGACAAGGAGCGAAAAGCAAGGCCCGTGCCGTGCGGGCCGCGGGCTCGGCAGCAAGGCGGCGCACGCGTCGGCAAGGCTGCGTGCGGCGATGCCCATTGTCAAAATGAAAGACGAGGTATCGGCGCGCGCAAAATTTTCAATGCTGGAGCGCGCGCCCGGCCATGCGTCAGAACAGCCCTCGGAACGCCCAGAAGAGCGCGCCGGCTAGCGCGATCGAAACCGGCAGCGTGAGCAGCCACGCGAGCGCCAGGCTGCGGACGGTTCGCCATTGCAGACCGGAGCCGTTGGCGGCCATCGTGCCCGCAACGCCGGAGGACAGCACATGCGTCGTGCTGACGGGCAGGCCGTAGACGTCGGCGGCGCCGATGGTCAGCATCGCGACGAGTTCCGCCGACGCGCCTTGCCCATAAGTCAGATGTGTCTTGCCGATGCGTTCGCCCACCGTCACGACGATGCGCTTCCAGCCGACCATCGTCCCGAGCCCGAGCGCCACGGCGACCGCCACTTTCACCCACGTCGGAATGAACTTCGTCGCGTGATCGAGCTGATGCTTGTAGTTGTCGAGCACGGCGACGTCGGCAGGCGCGAACGCGGGCGACTTCTGCTTCTCCATCACGCGCAGGGCTTCGGACGCGATGTACATCTCGTTTCGCACGTTGCGGACGTTGCCTTGCGGCACGGAGGCGATCGTCTCGCTCGGGCGGATCTGCGATTCGATCGAGCCGATCAGCGCCTTCAGCGAGGCGATGGTGTCGGGCGCGAGCTTCTTCGTTTGCACGAACTTCTCGACCTGCGCGCGCGCGTCCGGCGCCGCGGACGCGCCGCCGCTGTATCGCTGGAGCGTTTCCGTCGCGCTGTGGCTCACCGCAAGGAACGTCTGCGTCTCGGCAGGGGTGACTGCCTTGTTGAGCGCGTAGGCCGTCGGCACCGTGCCGATCAGGATCAGCATGATGAGGCCCATGCCTTTCTGGCCGTCGTTGGAGCCGTGCGCGAACGACACGCCGGTACACGTCAGGATCAGCAGGCAGCGAATCCAGAAAGGCGGCGGCGTGTTCTTTTTCGGCTCCTGGTAAAGCTCCGGCACGCGCACGACGAGCTTCAGCACGTAAAGCAGAAAGCCTGCGAGCACGAAACCGACGAGCGGCGAAAACAGCAGCGACTTACCGACCGACACTGCCTGGCTCCAGTCGACGCCCGACGTGCCGTTGCTTCCGTGCAGCATCTGATTCATGAGGCCGACGCCGATGACCGAGCCGATCAGCGTATGCGAACTCGACGACGGCAGGCCGAGCGCCCACGTGCCGAGATTCCAGATGATCGCCGCGATCAGCAGCGCGAAGACCATCGCGAAGCCCTGCGAACTGCCGACGCCGATGATCAGTTCGACCGGCAGCAACTGAAGGATGCCGAACGCGACTGCGCCGCTCGAAATCAGCACGCCGATGAAGTTCCACGCGCCGGACCACACGACGGCCAGGTTGGGCGTCAGCGAGTGCGTGTAGATGACGGTCGCGACGGCGTTGGCCGTATCGTGGAAGCCGTTCACGAACTCGAAGCCGAGCGCGATCACGAGCGCGACGCCGAGCAGAAGGTAGGGAAACACCGACGACTCGCGCACCGGCGCGAGATCTTCGAACAGGTGCAGGATGCAATACACGACGCCCGCTCCGATGGCGAGCAGAAACAGCAGGAACGCGAAGCGTTGCCCTGGCGTGCGGCCTTGCGTTTGGGGAAAGACAACCTGGTTCATGGCGCGTCCTTGAGGCGAGGAACTCCGGCAACGGTGAAGCGTTAGGCCGGCGAAGGAAAAAGGTCATGTTTCATGGGGCATGTGTCCGTTTCGTGACTCTCGGAACAATTCATATTTCCTCTGATGTGTCGCATCGCGAACGTTTATGAGCCACCCGCTCGCGCGGCAAGGGCGTCGATATAATTCGGCGGCACGATTCGCGCATTCCCTCACTCGAGAGGCGACCGATGACCAAGGAAACACCGCCCTCCGTCCCCGAACCGCTCGAGTTCGGCGGCTCGGTGTGGATAAAAAGCGGTGGCGAAACGCTCGGCGGCGCGGGGCGCATCGCGCTGCTGGCAGCGATTCGCGACACCGGATCGATCACCTC
This genomic interval carries:
- a CDS encoding DUF3309 family protein produces the protein MTIGTILLIILILLLIGAIPSWPHSRSWGYGPSGILGVVLIVVIVLLLMGRL
- a CDS encoding inorganic phosphate transporter, whose amino-acid sequence is MNQVVFPQTQGRTPGQRFAFLLFLLAIGAGVVYCILHLFEDLAPVRESSVFPYLLLGVALVIALGFEFVNGFHDTANAVATVIYTHSLTPNLAVVWSGAWNFIGVLISSGAVAFGILQLLPVELIIGVGSSQGFAMVFALLIAAIIWNLGTWALGLPSSSSHTLIGSVIGVGLMNQMLHGSNGTSGVDWSQAVSVGKSLLFSPLVGFVLAGFLLYVLKLVVRVPELYQEPKKNTPPPFWIRCLLILTCTGVSFAHGSNDGQKGMGLIMLILIGTVPTAYALNKAVTPAETQTFLAVSHSATETLQRYSGGASAAPDARAQVEKFVQTKKLAPDTIASLKALIGSIESQIRPSETIASVPQGNVRNVRNEMYIASEALRVMEKQKSPAFAPADVAVLDNYKHQLDHATKFIPTWVKVAVAVALGLGTMVGWKRIVVTVGERIGKTHLTYGQGASAELVAMLTIGAADVYGLPVSTTHVLSSGVAGTMAANGSGLQWRTVRSLALAWLLTLPVSIALAGALFWAFRGLF